The proteins below come from a single Oscillospiraceae bacterium genomic window:
- a CDS encoding UDP-N-acetylglucosamine 1-carboxyvinyltransferase, which translates to MEKYVIRGGKPLVGDVNIGGAKNAAVAILPATILAGGKCLIENLPCISDVMASLQILSELGANIRMVSRSTYEIDTTHLECTEVSNELSRQMRASYYFLGALLGRFGSGQVAMPGGCNLGPRPIDQHLKAFTAFGAEDSVEYGQIHVKAEHLTGAHVFFDTVSVGATMNAMLAAVLAEGTTVLENVAREPHIVDLANFLNMMGADVHGAGTDVIKVHGVKQMHGCNYSIIPDQIEAGSYMVAAAITKGDIMLHNVIPKHMEPITAKLRAAGCEIEEFDDALRITRSGELKPLKLKTMPHPGFPTDMQPLMTALLTLAKGTSIVTEGIWENRFRYVDELVHMGANIQVDGQVAVIEGVRELHPAPLRATDLRAGAAMVMAALAANGVSEVDETIHIERGYENIVEKLQALGADIRRVEIPANAVSRAM; encoded by the coding sequence TTGGAGAAATATGTTATTCGCGGAGGGAAGCCGCTGGTTGGCGATGTCAACATTGGCGGCGCAAAGAACGCCGCGGTTGCAATACTGCCCGCCACGATTTTGGCAGGCGGAAAATGCCTGATTGAAAATCTGCCCTGCATCAGCGATGTGATGGCATCCCTGCAGATTTTAAGCGAGCTGGGTGCCAATATCCGCATGGTCAGCCGCAGTACCTATGAGATCGATACGACCCATCTGGAATGTACCGAGGTATCGAACGAGCTGTCCCGCCAGATGCGCGCCAGCTACTATTTTCTGGGCGCGCTGCTCGGGCGCTTCGGCTCCGGTCAGGTTGCCATGCCGGGCGGCTGCAATCTTGGCCCGCGCCCCATTGACCAGCATCTCAAGGCCTTTACCGCCTTCGGGGCAGAGGATTCCGTTGAGTACGGCCAGATTCATGTCAAGGCTGAGCATCTGACAGGCGCACATGTCTTTTTCGACACGGTTTCTGTTGGCGCCACGATGAATGCCATGCTGGCTGCCGTGCTGGCCGAGGGCACGACTGTCCTTGAAAATGTTGCGCGTGAGCCGCATATCGTAGATCTTGCCAACTTCCTGAACATGATGGGTGCTGATGTACACGGCGCCGGTACCGATGTCATTAAGGTCCACGGCGTCAAACAGATGCATGGCTGCAACTATTCCATCATTCCTGACCAGATCGAGGCAGGCAGCTATATGGTGGCCGCCGCCATCACAAAGGGTGACATCATGCTGCACAATGTCATCCCCAAGCACATGGAGCCTATTACGGCCAAACTGCGGGCTGCAGGCTGTGAGATCGAAGAATTTGACGATGCATTGCGCATCACCCGCAGCGGAGAGCTGAAGCCGCTCAAGCTCAAGACGATGCCGCATCCCGGTTTCCCAACGGATATGCAGCCTCTTATGACGGCGCTGCTGACGCTGGCAAAGGGTACCTCCATCGTGACGGAGGGCATCTGGGAGAACCGCTTCCGCTATGTGGATGAACTGGTCCACATGGGGGCTAACATTCAGGTGGACGGTCAGGTGGCCGTCATTGAGGGCGTGCGTGAGCTGCACCCCGCGCCGCTGCGCGCAACCGATTTGCGGGCCGGTGCTGCCATGGTTATGGCCGCCCTTGCCGCCAACGGTGTCAGCGAGGTCGACGAAACGATTCACATCGAGCGCGGCTACGAGAACATCGTAGAGAAGCTGCAGGCACTGGGGGCGGACATCCGCCGCGTCGAGATTCCGGCCAACGCTGTGAGCCGGGCAATGTAA
- the uvrA gene encoding excinuclease ABC subunit UvrA — MDPNNRIVIKGAREHNLKNVDLTLPRDKLIVMTGLSGSGKSSLAFDTIFADGQRRYMESLSSYARQFLGQMEKPDVDEITGLSPAISIDQKTTSHNPRSTVGTVTEIYDYLRLMYARIGVPHCPICGREITQQTVDEMVDEVLKLPERTRFQVLAPVVRARKGTQAKELDAARRAGFARVRIDGNMYDLSEEISLEKNIKHTVEIVVDRLVINDTVRGRLADSIETALAQANGLVVIDVIGGEPMMFSQSYACPEHGVSVEELTPRMFSFNNPFGACEKCTGLGTFMKVDPARVIPDKRKSIRESAIKASGWYYAEGSISEMTYNALGKRYGFTLDTPIKDFSKEALHALLYGTGEERIEMQRESMFGSGTYYNQFEGIVPNLERRFRETSSEWVKEEIALVMSSEVCPACHGRRLKPTSLAVTVGGINISDFCEKSVNEELEFISTAKVSARDEMIGAPIFKEVRERLGFLKSVGLGYLTLSRGAASLSGGESQRIRLATQIGSALTGVLYVLDEPSIGLHQRDNDKLIATMKRLRDLGNTLIVVEHDEDTMRQADYIVDVGPGAGVHGGEIVAAGSVADICKVKRSITGAYLSGRKYVEVPEARRPGNGKFLRIVKAHENNLQDITVDFPLGKMICVTGVSGSGKSTLVNEILYKTLAASLNGARSRPGQCEEVQGMEWVDKVIGIDQSPIGRTPRSNPATYTGVFGDIRSLFANTQDAKMRGYGPGRFSFNVKGGRCEACEGGGILTIEMHFLPDIYVPCDVCKGKRYNRETLEVKYKDKNISDVLDMTVEEACVFFANIPKIARKLQTLQEVGLGYIQLGQAATTLSGGEAQRVKLANELARRDTGQTVYILDEPTTGLHVADVHRLVKVLDKLVDAGNTVIVIEHNLDVIKRADYIIDLGPEGGSGGGTIVATGTPEEVAQNPDSFTGQYLKPVLERAAELKQSQK, encoded by the coding sequence ATCGACCCGAACAACCGCATTGTCATCAAGGGCGCGCGGGAGCATAACCTGAAAAATGTTGACTTGACGCTGCCGCGTGACAAGCTGATCGTCATGACCGGTCTGTCCGGCTCCGGCAAGTCGAGCCTTGCCTTTGACACGATCTTTGCGGATGGTCAGCGCCGCTATATGGAAAGCCTTTCCAGTTACGCCCGCCAGTTTCTGGGGCAGATGGAAAAGCCGGATGTAGATGAGATCACCGGCCTTTCCCCGGCCATCTCGATCGACCAAAAGACCACAAGCCACAACCCGCGCTCTACCGTGGGCACGGTGACCGAGATCTATGACTACCTGCGCCTGATGTACGCCCGCATCGGTGTGCCGCATTGCCCTATCTGCGGGCGCGAGATCACACAGCAGACTGTGGACGAGATGGTGGACGAGGTGCTGAAGCTGCCGGAGCGCACCCGCTTTCAGGTGCTGGCCCCGGTCGTGCGTGCCCGCAAGGGTACGCAGGCAAAGGAGCTGGATGCGGCCCGCCGCGCCGGCTTTGCCCGCGTGCGGATCGACGGCAATATGTACGATCTGAGCGAGGAAATCAGCCTTGAAAAGAACATCAAGCACACGGTCGAAATCGTGGTAGACCGCCTTGTCATCAACGATACGGTCCGCGGCCGTCTGGCTGATTCCATCGAGACCGCGCTGGCGCAGGCCAACGGACTGGTCGTTATTGATGTCATCGGCGGCGAGCCGATGATGTTCAGCCAGAGCTATGCCTGCCCTGAGCATGGTGTCTCGGTCGAGGAGCTGACCCCCCGGATGTTCAGCTTCAACAACCCCTTCGGTGCCTGCGAAAAATGCACCGGCCTCGGCACCTTTATGAAGGTAGACCCCGCCCGCGTCATTCCCGACAAGCGCAAGTCCATCCGTGAAAGCGCTATCAAGGCCAGCGGCTGGTATTATGCCGAGGGTTCGATCTCCGAGATGACCTACAACGCACTCGGCAAGCGGTACGGCTTTACGCTCGATACTCCCATCAAGGATTTCAGCAAGGAGGCTCTGCATGCCCTGCTGTACGGCACCGGTGAGGAGCGCATCGAGATGCAGCGTGAGAGCATGTTCGGCTCCGGCACCTACTACAACCAGTTTGAGGGCATCGTCCCCAACCTTGAGCGCCGCTTCCGCGAGACAAGCAGCGAGTGGGTCAAGGAAGAAATCGCCCTCGTCATGTCCAGCGAGGTTTGCCCGGCCTGCCACGGCCGCCGCCTGAAGCCGACCAGCCTGGCTGTCACGGTGGGCGGCATCAACATCTCTGACTTCTGTGAGAAAAGTGTCAACGAGGAACTGGAGTTTATCAGCACGGCCAAGGTCAGTGCCCGCGATGAGATGATCGGTGCGCCGATCTTTAAAGAGGTGAGGGAGCGGCTTGGCTTTCTGAAAAGTGTTGGCCTTGGCTACCTGACGCTATCCCGCGGTGCAGCATCCCTGTCCGGCGGTGAGAGCCAGCGCATCCGTCTGGCAACCCAGATCGGCAGTGCCCTGACCGGTGTGCTGTATGTGCTGGATGAGCCGAGCATCGGTCTGCACCAGCGTGACAATGATAAGCTGATCGCCACGATGAAGCGTCTGCGCGACCTTGGCAACACCCTGATCGTGGTGGAGCATGACGAGGATACGATGCGCCAGGCGGATTATATTGTGGATGTCGGCCCCGGTGCCGGCGTCCACGGCGGTGAGATCGTAGCCGCCGGCAGTGTGGCGGATATCTGCAAGGTCAAGCGCAGTATCACCGGTGCATACCTCTCGGGCCGCAAATATGTCGAGGTGCCCGAAGCGCGGCGTCCCGGCAATGGGAAATTCCTGCGCATCGTCAAAGCACATGAAAATAACCTGCAGGACATCACGGTGGATTTCCCGCTGGGCAAGATGATCTGTGTCACGGGTGTGTCCGGCTCCGGCAAGTCCACCCTTGTCAATGAGATCCTGTATAAAACGCTGGCAGCCTCGCTCAACGGTGCCCGCAGCCGCCCCGGCCAATGTGAGGAGGTTCAGGGCATGGAGTGGGTCGATAAGGTCATCGGCATTGACCAGTCGCCCATCGGGCGCACCCCGCGCTCCAACCCGGCTACCTATACCGGCGTGTTCGGGGACATCCGCAGCCTGTTTGCCAACACACAGGACGCCAAGATGCGCGGCTATGGACCGGGACGGTTCAGCTTCAATGTCAAGGGCGGCCGGTGCGAGGCCTGCGAGGGCGGCGGCATCCTGACCATCGAGATGCACTTCCTGCCCGATATTTATGTGCCCTGCGATGTCTGCAAGGGCAAGCGCTACAACCGCGAAACACTTGAGGTCAAGTACAAGGATAAGAATATCTCCGATGTGCTGGACATGACGGTGGAGGAGGCCTGCGTATTCTTCGCCAATATCCCGAAGATCGCACGCAAGCTGCAGACGCTGCAGGAGGTCGGTCTGGGTTATATTCAGTTAGGACAGGCAGCCACAACGCTTTCGGGCGGCGAAGCCCAGCGCGTCAAGCTTGCCAATGAGCTGGCCCGCCGTGATACCGGCCAGACCGTCTATATTCTGGACGAGCCCACCACCGGTCTGCATGTGGCGGATGTTCACCGCCTTGTCAAGGTGCTGGATAAGCTGGTCGATGCAGGCAACACGGTCATCGTGATCGAGCATAACCTCGATGTCATCAAGCGCGCGGATTATATCATTGACCTCGGCCCGGAGGGCGGCAGCGGCGGCGGTACCATCGTGGCCACCGGTACCCCGGAGGAGGTCGCGCAAAACCCCGACTCCTTTACCGGGCAATACCTCAAGCCGGTGCTGGAGCGGGCAGCAGAACTTAAACAATCACAAAAATAA
- a CDS encoding MBL fold metallo-hydrolase, giving the protein MAYFTTLYSGSSGNCGLVRCGQQYLLIDMGKSCRTTLTALKSLGLAVSDCVGILITHEHSDHVSGLDTFLKKHPIPLYGCADTLDTLASRGTIPPAVDAVPVDGQTLEIGDFTVTSFPTSHDVPCCGYRIRTADGHVMALATDLGYLTPVVQDKLMGCDLVALEANYDAFSLHGGPYPYYLKVRIASDRGHLDNKACAAEILDLIQDGCKKFALCHLSQTNNSPELVMTTVYNVLLAAGIQPGRDVLIQTQSRNEVSPYIEF; this is encoded by the coding sequence ATGGCATATTTCACCACCCTGTATTCAGGCTCCTCCGGAAACTGCGGGCTTGTCCGCTGCGGTCAGCAATATCTGCTTATTGATATGGGCAAAAGCTGCCGCACGACCCTTACAGCCTTGAAATCCCTCGGTCTGGCGGTCAGTGACTGTGTGGGCATCCTGATCACCCATGAGCATTCTGACCATGTTTCCGGACTCGATACCTTTCTGAAAAAGCACCCTATCCCGCTGTACGGCTGCGCCGACACGCTGGACACGCTTGCCTCACGCGGTACAATCCCGCCGGCAGTGGACGCCGTTCCCGTGGACGGCCAGACGCTGGAAATCGGTGATTTCACGGTGACAAGCTTTCCCACCAGCCATGATGTGCCCTGCTGCGGCTATCGCATCCGCACGGCGGACGGTCATGTCATGGCACTGGCAACAGACCTCGGCTATTTGACACCGGTGGTGCAGGACAAGCTGATGGGCTGTGACCTTGTGGCGCTTGAGGCAAACTATGATGCCTTCAGCCTGCACGGCGGGCCGTACCCCTATTATCTGAAGGTGCGCATCGCCAGTGACCGCGGCCACCTTGACAACAAGGCCTGCGCAGCGGAAATTCTGGATCTCATTCAGGACGGCTGTAAGAAATTCGCACTGTGCCACCTGAGCCAGACGAATAATTCGCCTGAGCTGGTGATGACCACCGTGTACAATGTGCTGCTTGCGGCGGGCATACAGCCGGGACGGGATGTGCTGATCCAGACGCAGTCCCGCAACGAGGTAAGCCCGTACATCGAGTTTTAA
- a CDS encoding 23S rRNA (pseudouridine(1915)-N(3))-methyltransferase RlmH, with protein MQNIDLICIGKMNAAYFAAGVAEYQKRLGGFCNFRIVELPEVQIADKNASDKQIAKALQKEGEAILASVRKGVYLVALCVEGKQVSSEDLAAMIADRAMSGAGDMAFVIGSSHGLDDSVKRAAQARISLGRITLPHQLARLVLTEQLYRACTINAGMKYHK; from the coding sequence ATGCAAAATATTGATTTGATCTGTATCGGCAAGATGAACGCCGCCTACTTTGCGGCCGGTGTGGCCGAGTACCAGAAACGATTGGGCGGCTTCTGCAACTTCCGCATCGTGGAGTTGCCGGAGGTACAGATCGCGGACAAAAATGCCAGCGATAAGCAGATAGCCAAAGCCCTGCAGAAGGAGGGCGAGGCCATCCTTGCATCGGTGCGCAAGGGCGTGTATCTTGTCGCGCTCTGTGTGGAGGGCAAACAGGTGTCGAGTGAGGATCTGGCTGCTATGATCGCCGACCGTGCCATGAGCGGTGCAGGGGATATGGCCTTTGTCATCGGCTCCTCCCACGGGCTGGACGACAGTGTTAAGCGCGCGGCGCAGGCACGCATCAGTCTGGGGCGCATCACGCTGCCTCACCAGCTTGCCCGCCTTGTCTTGACGGAACAGCTCTACCGCGCCTGCACGATCAATGCGGGAATGAAATACCATAAATAA
- a CDS encoding peptidoglycan DD-metalloendopeptidase family protein, protein MNPTQTEKENRIETADKPAERFAHTNQEKKRSENRRKASQYMKDLNRRNAIGDMLYMVGFWVEYVGVCVRRKVSTVVRGIADTVLNLLLIVLRPILIGLITLIEDLAGPFVRIASGIRHIHELPAQLEDSGAGEVRAAKARYLASGIRKYSVLLWNAITYILPAVAAAALVVVVRGGLGLHFVLNVQVDGEHVGAVESEQVFENAREDVQSRINTAKRMLQAAGSDAADTNWDVYPTYTLAIGGQTMTESEIANAILRTASDEIINGTAVYVDDQLLYVTTEGDHLRTYLENVKAPFEDSMDSNVYTAFAHNIRLVDGVYLQKSISSYADVISALTEGGGIHTYTAVEGDTVQSVVYTTGVSFDSLAQMNPELLTLDQEIPEGTVLLTGASSAELIKVKVVRRDTETVPIPYDTQNSESDQYDFGKVVTLQEGVDGSEEITYETTMIDGTVTDRQAVAYNVLQAATPKITVTGTKLKSGMVAKIGSGSFIWPVPGYKYVSRWASLPGGHRGADICAAYHTPIIASDSGTVIAAGWHYSYGNYVEIDHGNGYKTLYGHMSEIAVTQGQAVTQGQTIGYVGSTGNSTGNHCHFEMLRNGVLFSAYTLFPGM, encoded by the coding sequence TTGAATCCCACGCAAACTGAAAAAGAAAACCGCATCGAGACGGCGGATAAGCCGGCCGAGCGTTTTGCGCATACCAATCAGGAGAAAAAGCGCAGTGAAAACCGCCGCAAAGCCTCCCAATATATGAAGGATCTCAACCGCCGGAATGCGATCGGCGACATGCTGTACATGGTCGGCTTCTGGGTCGAGTATGTCGGTGTGTGTGTCCGCCGTAAGGTCAGCACTGTGGTACGCGGCATCGCGGATACCGTTCTGAATCTGCTTCTGATCGTATTGCGCCCGATCCTGATCGGCCTGATCACCCTGATCGAAGATCTGGCCGGCCCCTTTGTTCGCATCGCATCGGGCATCCGCCATATACATGAGCTGCCTGCGCAGTTGGAGGACAGCGGTGCCGGGGAGGTACGCGCAGCCAAGGCACGCTATCTGGCCAGCGGTATCCGTAAGTATTCGGTCCTTCTGTGGAACGCTATTACCTACATACTGCCCGCTGTGGCAGCGGCTGCGCTTGTGGTCGTTGTGCGCGGCGGTCTGGGCCTGCATTTTGTGCTGAATGTTCAAGTGGACGGCGAGCATGTCGGTGCTGTGGAGAGCGAGCAGGTGTTTGAAAACGCCCGCGAAGATGTGCAGTCCCGTATCAATACGGCCAAGCGTATGCTGCAGGCCGCCGGCTCCGATGCGGCGGATACAAACTGGGATGTTTACCCGACCTATACGCTGGCCATCGGCGGTCAGACGATGACTGAGAGCGAGATCGCAAACGCCATCCTGCGCACCGCCAGCGATGAGATCATCAACGGCACGGCCGTCTATGTTGACGATCAGCTGCTCTATGTCACGACCGAGGGTGACCATCTGCGCACCTATCTTGAGAATGTAAAGGCACCGTTTGAGGATTCGATGGACAGCAATGTCTACACCGCCTTTGCGCACAACATCCGCCTTGTGGACGGCGTTTATCTGCAGAAATCCATCAGCTCTTATGCCGATGTTATCAGCGCCCTGACGGAGGGCGGCGGTATCCACACCTACACGGCCGTGGAGGGGGATACGGTGCAGAGCGTTGTCTATACGACCGGTGTTTCCTTTGACTCTCTGGCGCAGATGAACCCGGAGCTGCTGACGCTGGATCAGGAAATTCCGGAGGGTACTGTTCTGCTGACCGGTGCCTCCTCGGCCGAGCTGATCAAGGTCAAGGTCGTGCGCCGCGATACCGAGACGGTTCCGATCCCCTATGACACCCAGAATTCTGAGTCTGACCAGTACGATTTCGGCAAGGTCGTGACGCTGCAGGAGGGTGTTGACGGCTCGGAGGAGATTACCTATGAGACCACGATGATCGACGGGACCGTGACGGACCGTCAGGCTGTGGCCTACAATGTGCTGCAGGCCGCCACGCCGAAAATTACCGTGACCGGCACGAAGCTGAAGAGCGGCATGGTTGCCAAGATCGGCTCCGGCTCCTTCATCTGGCCGGTGCCGGGCTACAAGTATGTCAGCCGCTGGGCAAGCCTTCCGGGCGGACACCGCGGCGCGGACATCTGCGCTGCCTACCACACGCCGATCATCGCCTCCGACTCCGGCACGGTCATTGCAGCGGGCTGGCATTACTCCTACGGCAACTACGTCGAGATCGACCACGGCAACGGCTACAAAACGCTGTACGGCCATATGTCCGAGATCGCGGTCACGCAGGGGCAGGCTGTCACGCAGGGTCAGACCATCGGCTATGTCGGCTCTACCGGCAACTCCACCGGTAACCACTGCCACTTTGAGATGCTCCGTAACGGTGTTTTGTTCAGTGCTTACACCCTGTTCCCGGGTATGTGA
- a CDS encoding RluA family pseudouridine synthase yields MTVLRYTVPPENDGCRLGLFLRMQGVTAGLIKSVKYDGDGFFADDRAIRTNEPVHTGQCIRFALPPERETSVVPQPVPFSVAYEDAFAAVLDKPAGIAVHPTLNYPDGTLANGWLYRLHQQGKDGIFRPVNRIDKNTSGLVLCAQNAFAAPLLAGSARKCYLAIVEGTMPLGPGRIEAPIARRGDSIIGRCVRADGKYSLTEYTVLAAGHGHSLVACIPRTGRTHQIRVHMAHIGHPLAGDSLYGGSDKMIARHALHCGIICFAHPLTAKIVRVESALPADMTALAEVENLLQGWTLMQLPCE; encoded by the coding sequence GTGACCGTTTTGCGATATACCGTGCCGCCGGAAAACGATGGCTGCCGACTGGGGCTCTTTCTGCGGATGCAGGGGGTTACGGCCGGGCTGATCAAATCCGTCAAGTATGACGGGGACGGCTTTTTTGCCGATGACCGCGCCATCCGCACGAATGAGCCGGTGCATACCGGCCAGTGTATCCGCTTCGCGCTCCCACCAGAGCGGGAGACAAGCGTTGTACCGCAGCCTGTGCCGTTTTCCGTTGCCTATGAGGATGCGTTTGCCGCCGTGCTGGACAAGCCGGCCGGCATTGCCGTACACCCCACACTGAATTACCCGGACGGCACGCTGGCCAACGGCTGGCTGTACCGGCTGCATCAGCAGGGGAAGGACGGTATTTTCCGTCCTGTAAACCGCATTGATAAAAACACAAGCGGACTGGTGCTCTGCGCGCAGAACGCTTTTGCTGCCCCGCTGCTGGCAGGCAGCGCCCGTAAATGCTATCTTGCGATCGTGGAGGGCACGATGCCGCTCGGTCCGGGCCGTATCGAGGCCCCCATTGCGCGGCGCGGTGATTCGATCATCGGCCGCTGCGTGCGCGCGGACGGTAAGTACAGCCTGACCGAATACACGGTCTTGGCTGCAGGGCACGGCCACAGTCTGGTTGCCTGCATACCGCGCACCGGCCGCACCCACCAGATCCGGGTACACATGGCCCACATCGGCCACCCGCTGGCAGGCGATTCTCTCTACGGCGGCTCGGATAAAATGATTGCCCGCCATGCGCTGCACTGCGGAATCATCTGCTTTGCACACCCGCTGACAGCAAAAATCGTCCGGGTCGAGAGCGCACTGCCTGCCGATATGACCGCACTGGCCGAAGTTGAAAACCTGCTGCAGGGCTGGACCCTGATGCAGCTGCCCTGTGAGTGA
- a CDS encoding 4Fe-4S dicluster domain-containing protein: MRGIYTPVTDIRRKVFTEVARMAYEVNELSDYEKLMRELPFKIIPGEEKSLRSSIFLERAIISERVRLAMGMSLRPLDESVPASEGLEHSVIADKYYEPPLINVIKFACNACPEKIIKVTAMCQGCLAHPCQEVCPKHAISFRNGKSHIDQSLCVKCGRCVNSCPYSAIVKTERPCAAACGMGAIHSDAHGRAEIDYDKCVSCGMCLVNCPFGAIVDKGQIFQLIQSIKRGDEVVAIVAPAFINQFPGMTPSKLKEAMRQLGFADVDEVAIGADLCTIDEAKDFMEEVPGKIPFMGTSCCPAWSVMAKKLFPEQAECISMAMTPMVLTARLIKKEKPNARICFVGPCAAKKLEASRRSVRSEVDFVLTFEELMGLFEAKSVDFASLPDNPADAFNNASADARGFAASGGVAQAVVNAIKKMDPDREVKVMSAQGLADCKKMMMMAKAGKYNGYLLEGMACPGGCIAGAGTLADPAKSVAMLNKYKNEASMKVATETPYQDSLNLLHY; encoded by the coding sequence ATGAGAGGCATTTATACACCCGTAACGGATATCCGTCGTAAGGTGTTCACTGAGGTTGCCCGCATGGCCTATGAGGTCAACGAGCTTTCCGATTACGAGAAGCTGATGCGTGAGCTGCCCTTCAAAATTATTCCCGGTGAGGAAAAGTCCCTGCGCAGCAGCATCTTTCTGGAGAGAGCTATCATCTCTGAGCGCGTCCGTCTGGCCATGGGCATGTCCCTGCGCCCGCTGGACGAGAGCGTCCCTGCCAGCGAGGGCTTGGAGCACAGCGTCATCGCCGACAAGTACTACGAGCCGCCGCTGATCAATGTTATCAAGTTCGCCTGCAACGCCTGCCCGGAGAAGATCATCAAGGTCACGGCCATGTGTCAGGGCTGCCTTGCTCACCCCTGTCAGGAGGTCTGCCCGAAGCATGCCATCAGCTTCCGCAACGGCAAGAGCCACATCGACCAGAGCCTCTGCGTCAAGTGCGGCCGCTGCGTCAACAGCTGCCCTTACAGCGCCATTGTTAAGACCGAGCGTCCCTGCGCTGCGGCCTGCGGCATGGGTGCCATCCACTCCGATGCACACGGCCGTGCCGAGATTGACTACGATAAGTGCGTTTCCTGCGGCATGTGTCTTGTCAACTGCCCGTTCGGCGCCATCGTTGACAAGGGCCAGATCTTCCAGCTGATCCAGTCCATCAAGCGCGGCGATGAGGTTGTTGCTATCGTTGCCCCCGCTTTCATCAACCAGTTCCCCGGCATGACCCCCTCCAAGCTGAAGGAAGCCATGCGTCAGCTGGGCTTTGCCGATGTGGACGAGGTTGCCATCGGTGCTGACCTTTGCACCATCGACGAGGCCAAGGACTTTATGGAAGAGGTCCCCGGCAAGATCCCGTTCATGGGTACGTCCTGCTGCCCGGCCTGGAGCGTTATGGCCAAGAAGCTCTTCCCCGAGCAGGCCGAGTGCATCAGCATGGCCATGACCCCCATGGTGCTGACCGCCCGCCTCATCAAGAAGGAAAAGCCCAACGCCCGCATCTGCTTCGTCGGCCCCTGCGCCGCCAAGAAGCTGGAGGCCAGCCGCCGCTCCGTCCGCAGTGAGGTCGACTTCGTTCTGACCTTTGAGGAACTGATGGGCCTGTTTGAGGCCAAGTCCGTTGACTTTGCCTCCCTGCCTGACAACCCGGCAGACGCCTTCAACAATGCCAGTGCCGATGCCCGCGGCTTTGCTGCCTCCGGCGGCGTTGCGCAGGCCGTTGTGAACGCCATCAAAAAGATGGATCCCGACCGCGAGGTCAAGGTCATGAGCGCACAGGGTCTGGCCGACTGCAAAAAGATGATGATGATGGCCAAGGCCGGCAAGTACAACGGTTACCTACTGGAGGGTATGGCCTGCCCCGGCGGCTGCATTGCCGGTGCCGGTACGCTGGCTGACCCCGCCAAGAGCGTTGCCATGCTGAACAAGTACAAGAACGAAGCCAGCATGAAGGTTGCCACCGAGACCCCGTATCAGGATTCTCTCAACCTGCTGCACTACTAA